Genomic window (Syntrophales bacterium):
TGCCCCGCCTGTCGAGAGGAGATCCCCCATCTGAAGGAGATATATGCCCGCTACGCCAAGCGCGGACTGGTTGTCGTTAATATCGACATTCGGGAATCCCGTGACAAGGCTTCCAGCTATGCGGAGAAAAACAATCTTCCCTACCGGCTGTTGCTCGATGAAGACGGCGCCGTCGCTGAGAGTTACGGCATCCGGGGCGTTCCTTCCCTGATTCTGCTCGACGATGCCGGCAGAGTAGCCGGAGGGCAGGGTGTTATCGATCAGTCGCTGGCGAATATGTTTAAGCCCAAGTCGTCTCTCTAACGAGGGATGAAAGACCGCCCTGTCTGCAAATATTTTGCCCGCCCATAAAAATGTTGTCATCCGTGACATAATGTAATAAAAGAAGACCTCAAAGACATATTCCAGTTCAAATTAGATATGTAAGAACAGACCGACGGCGCCATCGTTGTCGGCAAGAGCAGGTTTCAATATTCAGCCGCTTTCAGCGCGAACTTATTCAATA
Coding sequences:
- a CDS encoding TlpA family protein disulfide reductase, translated to MSGKIKIFMAALVVAVAAAWIVVAAPGWFANQRATVADEVRGEPAPDFVLKDLAGSSFRLSEQRGKPVLLVFGTTWCPACREEIPHLKEIYARYAKRGLVVVNIDIRESRDKASSYAEKNNLPYRLLLDEDGAVAESYGIRGVPSLILLDDAGRVAGGQGVIDQSLANMFKPKSSL